The Metabacillus sediminilitoris genome window below encodes:
- a CDS encoding chemotaxis protein produces the protein MDQHKGILLESGTNELEIVEFTVGHNKLGINVIKVKEIIQPVKVTKIPHSHPNIDGIIDIRGEILPVVNVERAIGSTPSENPQNEKFIVTEFNKTKIVFRVHAVSQIHRISWDKIEKPSDMYQGLESQITGVLKIQDEMVLLLDFEKIVVDINPESGIRLDQIKKLGKRERSEKKLVIAEDSPLLRKLLQDTLAEAGFIHVEFFENGKDALLYLQSIIDTGKAIEDEVQIVITDVEMPQMDGHHLTRRIKEDQALTILPVVIFSSLITDDLRHKGKMVGASAQISKPEINELVHKIDEFIL, from the coding sequence ATGGATCAACATAAAGGGATCTTACTTGAAAGTGGAACAAATGAACTGGAGATCGTTGAATTTACTGTAGGACATAATAAATTAGGGATAAATGTGATAAAAGTTAAAGAAATCATTCAACCTGTAAAGGTGACCAAAATTCCGCACTCACATCCGAATATAGATGGAATCATTGATATTCGCGGTGAAATATTACCTGTTGTAAATGTTGAGAGAGCGATTGGGTCAACTCCTAGCGAGAATCCACAAAATGAAAAATTTATTGTTACAGAATTTAATAAAACGAAAATTGTTTTTCGTGTTCATGCTGTTTCGCAAATTCATCGAATCTCATGGGACAAAATAGAAAAGCCTTCTGATATGTATCAAGGATTAGAAAGCCAGATTACAGGTGTCCTAAAAATTCAAGATGAAATGGTGTTATTATTAGATTTTGAAAAAATTGTTGTTGATATTAACCCAGAATCAGGTATTCGATTAGATCAAATTAAGAAATTAGGAAAAAGAGAGCGCTCAGAGAAAAAACTTGTTATTGCAGAGGATTCACCATTACTACGTAAATTATTACAAGATACTCTAGCAGAAGCAGGTTTCATTCATGTTGAATTTTTCGAGAATGGTAAAGATGCATTATTATACTTACAATCTATTATCGATACTGGTAAAGCTATCGAGGATGAGGTTCAGATCGTCATAACTGATGTAGAAATGCCTCAAATGGATGGACATCATTTAACAAGACGAATAAAAGAAGACCAAGCTTTAACGATTCTTCCAGTGGTCATTTTCTCTTCACTTATTACGGATGACCTACGCCATAAAGGTAAAATGGTTGGGGCGAGCGCGCAAATAAGTAAACCGGAAATAAATGAACTTGTCCATAAAATTGATGAATTTATTTTATAA
- a CDS encoding GNAT family N-acetyltransferase produces the protein MLIRYKKSFEKIAMGLLSFMPAEKDLKQLQQTIKQYETADDWQLFLWKQGEDIIGAIGVVMKEEDIVEIKHVTVNPSHRQQGIGKSMVNAVKDLYKNKSVVPNDETEAFFEKCKGDC, from the coding sequence ATGTTAATACGCTATAAAAAAAGTTTCGAAAAAATTGCCATGGGTCTTCTGTCATTTATGCCAGCTGAAAAAGATCTGAAACAATTACAACAAACAATAAAACAATATGAAACAGCAGATGATTGGCAGTTGTTTCTTTGGAAACAAGGTGAGGACATTATCGGTGCGATTGGTGTTGTTATGAAAGAAGAAGATATTGTGGAAATCAAGCATGTCACAGTAAACCCTTCACATCGTCAGCAGGGCATTGGTAAAAGCATGGTAAATGCCGTAAAAGATCTCTACAAAAACAAGTCTGTTGTTCCAAATGACGAAACAGAAGCATTTTTTGAAAAGTGTAAAGGCGATTGCTAA
- a CDS encoding DUF1002 domain-containing protein yields the protein MKKYVLSLLAVLLFAFPSLSHADAAVGDIIITLGENLSEQQRQTLLQEMNATEDNQIITVSNEEEHKYLGNYIPKATIGTKALSSSSITIEEKGSGLEVKTKNINWVTDEMYLNALMTAGVKDATIYVTAPIEVSGTAALTGLIKAYEISSEEAIPEDVKQVANEELVTTAKLGDEVGTENAAALMAKIKDEIAKNGVPESDADLRTLIENAAKELGITLSEADINSLVELFNKMKDINIDWNQVGQQLDKAKDKISNFLNSEEGQTFLQQVKEFFIALWDAIISIFTNNEQSAME from the coding sequence TTGAAAAAATATGTACTTAGTTTATTAGCAGTACTACTATTTGCTTTCCCTTCACTTAGTCACGCCGACGCAGCAGTTGGTGATATCATTATTACTCTTGGTGAAAACTTATCAGAGCAACAAAGACAAACACTTTTACAAGAAATGAATGCAACAGAAGATAATCAAATCATTACTGTTTCTAATGAAGAAGAGCATAAATATTTAGGAAACTATATCCCTAAAGCTACAATTGGAACGAAAGCATTGTCTTCATCTAGTATTACGATAGAAGAAAAAGGTTCTGGGCTTGAAGTAAAGACAAAAAATATTAATTGGGTAACTGACGAAATGTATTTGAATGCCCTTATGACAGCAGGTGTAAAGGATGCTACCATCTATGTAACTGCTCCAATCGAAGTATCAGGAACAGCAGCCTTAACAGGATTAATTAAGGCTTATGAAATATCTTCAGAAGAAGCAATACCTGAAGATGTAAAACAAGTTGCAAATGAAGAGCTTGTTACAACAGCTAAACTTGGAGATGAAGTTGGGACAGAAAATGCAGCAGCGCTAATGGCAAAAATAAAAGATGAAATTGCTAAAAATGGTGTCCCTGAATCAGATGCTGATCTTCGTACCTTAATTGAAAATGCTGCTAAAGAGCTAGGGATTACCTTATCAGAAGCAGATATTAATAGCTTAGTTGAGCTGTTTAATAAAATGAAAGATATCAATATCGACTGGAACCAGGTTGGCCAACAGCTTGATAAAGCCAAAGATAAAATATCGAACTTTTTAAATTCTGAGGAAGGCCAGACTTTCTTACAACAAGTAAAGGAATTTTTCATTGCCTTATGGGATGCGATTATTTCCATCTTTACAAATAATGAGCAATCAGCAATGGAATAA
- the ribE gene encoding riboflavin synthase, translated as MFTGIIEEIGIIHNVQSSKDAIVFTIEAKKIMNDINLGDSISVNGVCLTVTEFSSGTFSVDVMPETVKSTSLHTLKQGSRVNLERAMAANGRFGGHIVSGHVDGVAKIVKKQRVSNAVYYELQLSEMLTETLIHKGSITIDGISLTIFGLEKEKVIISIIPHTLSETILATKDVGDIVNIECDMLGKYIKKFINQQVSPKNSSISKSFLEENGFY; from the coding sequence ATGTTTACGGGAATTATTGAGGAAATTGGAATCATTCATAACGTGCAAAGTTCTAAAGATGCGATTGTTTTTACAATTGAAGCAAAAAAAATAATGAATGATATAAACTTAGGAGATAGTATTTCGGTTAATGGCGTTTGTTTAACAGTGACAGAATTTTCATCAGGAACATTTTCGGTAGATGTGATGCCTGAGACTGTAAAAAGCACATCGTTGCATACATTAAAACAAGGTTCTCGGGTAAATTTAGAAAGAGCAATGGCTGCAAATGGTCGTTTCGGCGGTCATATTGTTTCTGGACATGTAGATGGTGTAGCGAAAATTGTCAAAAAGCAACGTGTCTCAAATGCTGTCTATTATGAATTACAACTTTCTGAAATGTTAACTGAAACGTTAATCCATAAGGGTTCGATTACAATTGATGGAATTAGTTTAACGATTTTTGGTCTAGAAAAAGAAAAAGTTATTATTTCGATTATTCCTCATACGCTTTCTGAAACAATTCTTGCGACGAAAGATGTTGGGGATATTGTAAATATTGAATGTGATATGCTCGGCAAATATATAAAAAAATTTATAAATCAACAAGTAAGTCCAAAAAATTCTTCAATAAGCAAATCGTTTTTAGAAGAAAATGGATTCTATTAA
- a CDS encoding peptidylprolyl isomerase, with protein sequence MKKADITMENGDKLVIELFPNEAPGTVANFEKLANEGFYNGLTFHRVIPGFVAQGGCPHGTGTGGPGYSIKCETEGNPHKHEAGSLSMAHAGKDTGGSQFFIVHEPQPHLNGVHTVFGKVTENLEAVYKIKPNDVMKEVKVYEA encoded by the coding sequence ATGAAAAAAGCAGATATTACAATGGAAAATGGAGATAAGCTTGTTATTGAATTATTTCCAAATGAAGCACCTGGAACAGTAGCTAACTTTGAAAAATTAGCAAATGAAGGCTTTTACAATGGTTTAACATTTCACCGTGTAATTCCTGGGTTTGTAGCACAAGGTGGCTGTCCTCATGGAACAGGAACTGGCGGTCCAGGCTATTCAATTAAATGTGAGACAGAAGGCAACCCGCATAAACATGAAGCAGGATCATTATCAATGGCACATGCAGGAAAAGATACTGGTGGTAGCCAATTTTTTATCGTTCATGAACCACAACCACATTTAAATGGTGTTCATACTGTTTTTGGTAAAGTAACTGAAAACCTTGAGGCTGTTTACAAAATTAAGCCGAACGATGTCATGAAAGAAGTAAAAGTGTACGAAGCTTAA
- a CDS encoding DUF309 domain-containing protein, translating into MYDRAYIDYLIYFHCDRDYFECHEVLEEHWKSDPPKQRKKYWVGLIQVAVGLYHQRRRNFAGALRMMTNAIELLENDQQAVRNLGLQSELLLKQLEKRKKEIENNQDYYSFDLPICDEKLLAYCQQLCLDSKVLWGQTSDLSNEYLIHKHMKRNRTDVIEERRQQLERRKNQRKSY; encoded by the coding sequence GTGTATGATCGCGCCTATATAGATTACCTAATTTATTTTCACTGTGATCGAGATTATTTTGAGTGTCATGAGGTATTAGAGGAGCATTGGAAAAGCGACCCACCAAAACAACGAAAAAAATACTGGGTTGGTCTCATTCAAGTTGCTGTTGGGTTGTACCATCAGAGACGAAGAAATTTTGCTGGTGCCCTAAGAATGATGACAAATGCCATTGAACTGTTGGAAAATGATCAACAGGCTGTTCGGAATCTTGGATTACAAAGTGAATTATTATTAAAACAATTGGAAAAGCGAAAAAAAGAAATCGAAAATAATCAAGATTATTATAGTTTCGATCTTCCAATCTGCGATGAGAAATTACTTGCATATTGCCAGCAACTTTGTCTGGATTCTAAAGTCTTATGGGGACAGACAAGTGATCTATCAAACGAATACCTTATACATAAGCATATGAAACGTAATAGGACGGATGTAATTGAAGAACGGAGACAACAGCTTGAGCGAAGAAAAAATCAAAGAAAGTCTTATTAA
- the ribH gene encoding 6,7-dimethyl-8-ribityllumazine synthase, whose amino-acid sequence MKTTFEGHLIGSGIKVAIVVARFNEFITGKLLTGAEDGLKRHGVEEENVTVAWVPGAFELPLVAKKLAETGNYDAVITLGTVIRGATTHYDYVCNEAAKGVSKATLSTGVPVVFGVLTTETIEQAIERAGTKAGNKGYEAAVTAIEMANLLKSLH is encoded by the coding sequence ATGAAAACAACTTTTGAAGGTCACTTAATAGGCAGTGGAATAAAAGTAGCAATTGTTGTCGCACGTTTTAATGAGTTTATTACAGGTAAACTATTAACCGGTGCAGAGGATGGTTTGAAAAGACATGGCGTAGAAGAGGAGAATGTTACGGTTGCATGGGTCCCAGGAGCATTTGAATTGCCATTAGTTGCAAAGAAATTAGCTGAGACAGGTAATTATGATGCGGTCATTACATTAGGAACGGTTATTCGCGGAGCAACAACACATTATGATTATGTTTGCAATGAAGCTGCTAAAGGTGTTTCGAAAGCTACATTATCAACTGGTGTACCTGTTGTATTTGGTGTTTTAACGACTGAAACAATCGAACAAGCAATTGAACGAGCAGGAACAAAGGCTGGTAACAAAGGGTATGAAGCAGCAGTTACTGCGATTGAAATGGCAAATTTACTTAAATCATTACATTAA